Proteins encoded within one genomic window of Eleutherodactylus coqui strain aEleCoq1 chromosome 1, aEleCoq1.hap1, whole genome shotgun sequence:
- the LOC136579163 gene encoding regucalcin-like, whose amino-acid sequence MEEKWTEPWGMVIQTVKLPVDKTTSCGFGGKDYSELYVTTACDGMDEAWSAGQRQSGGIYKITGLGVKGIPPTAFAG is encoded by the exons atggaggagaagtggaccgagccctggg GGATGGTGATCCAGACTGTGAAGCTACCAGTGGATAAGACAACTTCATGTGGCTTTGGAGGAAAGGATTATTCAGAACTGTATGTCACGACAGCCTGTGATGGTATGGATGAAGCCTGGAGTGCAGGGCAGCGCCAGTCTGGGGGAATCTACAAG ATAACTGGACTTGGTGTGAAAGGAATACCACCAACTGCATTTGCTGGTTAA